The Primulina eburnea isolate SZY01 chromosome 8, ASM2296580v1, whole genome shotgun sequence genome contains a region encoding:
- the LOC140839146 gene encoding uncharacterized protein, whose protein sequence is MTPIQVSTLLAEPDIYGFIHDAQMTDERVQRWKDLVSRKQETCFTMADYRSLRMKDRWVVPDASELRQGLLQRADCSRYSIHPGGKKMYNDLRSQFWWKGMKRDVIDFVRRCLNCQPIKAERRRPGVTDPEMINEMEQKVNLIQQRLKAAQDRQAAYANKRRRPLEFQQGDRVFLKVFPFRGTVRFVMKGKLAPRYVGPYEILQRIGALAYRLALPPSLLGIHDVFHVSMLRKYEPDPSRVLDISEVQLDPDVSYVERPVCILDRFERELRSNLIPMVKVQWEHRGIEKTTWETERHMRELYPYLF, encoded by the exons ATGACTCCGATCCAGGTATCTACCTTATTAGCTGAACCTGATATATATGGTTTTATTCATGATGCACAGATGACAGATGAGAGAGTTCAGCGATGGAAGGATTTGGTTTCTCGGAAACAAGAAACTTGTTTTACAATGGCTGATTATAGAAGTTTGAGGATGAAGGATAGATGGGTAGTTCCTGATGCATCTGAGTTGCGCCAGGGTCTGTTGCAGCGTGCAGATTGTAGTCGGTATTCTATCCACCCCGGTGGcaagaagatgtataatgatctaCGCtctcagttttggtggaaaggaatGAAACGCGATGTTATTGATTTTGTACGTCGATGTCTCAATTGTCAACCGATCAAAGCCGAGAGAAGAAGGCCAGGAG TTACCGATCCTGAGATGATTAACGAGATGGAACAGAAAGTAAACTTGATACAGCAGCGATTGAAAGCagctcaagatagacaggccGCCTATGCCAATAAAAGACGAAGACCCTTAGAGTTTCAGCAGGGcgatcgagtatttttgaaagtttTTCCTTTTCGTGGCACAGTGCGATTTGTTATGAAGGGAAAGTTGGCACCGAGATATGTTGGCCCGTATGAGATATTGCAGCGGATAGGCGCTTTGGCTTATCGATTGGCTCTACCTCCATCTTTATtaggtattcatgatgtgtttcatgtgtcgatGTTGCGGAAGTATGAGCCAGATCCTTCACGTGTGTTGGATATTTCTGAGGTTCAGTTAGATCCTGATGTGTCTTATGTTGAGAGACCAGTTTGTATTTTGGATCGATTTGAACGGGAACTTCGTAGTAATCTTATACCGATGGTGAAGGTTCAATGGGAGCATAGAGGTATCGAAAAGaccacttgggagacagagcgtCATATGAGGGAGCTCTACCCCTACTTGTTCTGA